One window of the Tetragenococcus koreensis genome contains the following:
- the alr gene encoding alanine racemase produces MAISYHRPTKAIIDLNAIQQNVAQEKQRHADKAIFAVVKADGYGHGAVPIAQAALKAGAEGFCTATLDEALELRHNGLTHPILILGIISPADVRLAAAYNLSVPVAEIGWLKEAASYLADTSLTLRIHIKADTGMGRIGFLNSDEINQAIEVIEKQEHFYWEGIFTHFATADQEDAQYFQAQSQCFNDILQALPYKPKYIHTANSATAMWHEDVGNMVRLGIAMYGLNPSGTALEPTYPLQPALSLVSEIVQTKKLPKGFGIGYGKTYETNKEEWIATIPIGYADGYTRQMQGFHVLISGEPCEVVGRVCMDQIMVRLPKKIEEGTKVTLVGKDGTKEITLQDIAAYEGTNNYEVACLISGRVPREYVGKG; encoded by the coding sequence TTGGCTATCTCATATCACCGTCCTACAAAAGCAATCATTGATTTAAATGCTATCCAACAAAATGTTGCACAGGAAAAGCAACGGCATGCCGATAAGGCAATTTTTGCCGTGGTTAAAGCAGATGGTTATGGTCATGGCGCCGTTCCTATTGCTCAGGCAGCTTTGAAAGCTGGTGCTGAAGGTTTTTGTACGGCTACGCTTGACGAAGCACTGGAGTTGCGCCACAATGGGCTTACCCACCCCATTCTTATTTTAGGTATTATCTCACCAGCAGATGTTCGCTTAGCAGCGGCTTACAATCTATCTGTACCGGTGGCAGAAATAGGCTGGCTAAAAGAAGCAGCTAGTTATTTAGCAGATACTTCTTTAACACTGCGTATACATATCAAAGCAGATACCGGCATGGGACGGATCGGCTTTTTAAATTCTGACGAAATTAATCAGGCAATAGAAGTGATTGAAAAACAAGAACACTTTTATTGGGAAGGCATCTTCACGCATTTTGCGACAGCAGATCAAGAAGATGCACAATATTTTCAAGCACAAAGTCAATGCTTTAATGATATATTGCAGGCTTTGCCCTATAAGCCTAAATATATTCATACAGCTAATAGTGCGACTGCTATGTGGCACGAAGATGTAGGCAACATGGTCCGTTTAGGGATAGCAATGTATGGACTAAATCCCTCAGGAACTGCACTTGAACCAACTTATCCACTACAACCAGCTCTTTCTTTAGTATCGGAGATTGTCCAAACGAAAAAATTACCTAAGGGATTTGGTATTGGCTACGGGAAAACGTATGAAACAAATAAAGAAGAATGGATTGCTACTATTCCAATTGGTTATGCAGATGGGTATACTCGTCAAATGCAAGGATTTCACGTGTTAATTAGTGGAGAACCTTGCGAAGTTGTGGGTCGTGTATGCATGGATCAAATTATGGTGCGTTTACCAAAAAAAATAGAAGAAGGAACGAAAGTAACGTTAGTTGGAAAAGATGGAACAAAAGAAATCACCTTGCAAGATATCGCTGCATATGAAGGTACGAACAATTATGAAGTGGCTTGCTTAATTTCAGGACGTGTACCAAGAGAATATGTGGGAAAAGGATGA
- the acpS gene encoding holo-ACP synthase has protein sequence MIYGTGLDVVELGRIKNIIHEKPKLIKRILTEKEYQLFSQLSAKRQIEFLGGRFACKEAFAKAWGTGIGKISLQEIEVLPNSAGAPVVTASPFTEGAVFVSITHTDELALAQIVLET, from the coding sequence ATGATTTATGGTACTGGCTTAGACGTCGTTGAATTAGGACGTATCAAAAATATAATTCATGAAAAACCCAAATTAATCAAACGCATTTTGACTGAAAAGGAATACCAATTATTTTCACAGCTATCTGCTAAACGACAGATTGAGTTTTTAGGTGGCCGTTTCGCTTGCAAAGAAGCATTTGCAAAGGCTTGGGGTACAGGTATTGGAAAAATATCCTTACAAGAAATTGAAGTTTTGCCCAACTCTGCGGGGGCCCCAGTGGTCACTGCTTCACCTTTCACAGAAGGAGCGGTATTTGTCTCTATCACTCATACGGATGAATTGGCTTTGGCACAAATTGTTTTGGAAACATAG
- the cshA gene encoding degradosome RNA helicase CshA, translated as MKFKELDLSQVLLDAVQKSGFEEATPIQEETIPLAMQGKDVIGQAQTGTGKTAAFGLPMLEKIDTNKKQIQGLVISPTRELAIQTQEELFRLGKEKKIKVQAVYGGADIGRQIRQLKDHPHIVVGTPGRMLDHINRRTLKLSTVETLVLDEADEMLNMGFLEDIEKIIAQVPDKRQTLLFSATMPKEIKSIGVKFMKDPHHVQIKAKEMTADSIDQYYVRAKDYEKFDIMTRLFDVQLPELTLIFGRTKRRVDEIARGLEARGYKAEGIHGDLSQQKRMSVLRSFKKGQLDILVATDVAARGLDISGVTHVYNYDIPQDPESYVHRIGRTGRAGKSGVSVTFVTPNEMNYLHVIENLTKKRMTPMRPPSDKEAFKGQVTQAVETIDEKMAENGLDKYSKEANDLLERYSAQDLAALLLKTLAKDPADVVPVKITPERPLPKGKGKQNKGQGRRKNYSRDRDNGNYRQDRRKNNKDYHKKNNKGPGNKEGQPKKSRRGSEKKQDFVIRNGKN; from the coding sequence TTGAAATTTAAAGAACTAGATTTATCACAGGTCTTATTAGACGCTGTACAAAAAAGCGGTTTTGAAGAAGCAACACCGATTCAAGAAGAAACCATTCCATTAGCCATGCAAGGTAAAGATGTGATTGGACAGGCGCAAACAGGTACTGGTAAAACAGCTGCTTTTGGTTTGCCTATGTTAGAAAAAATCGATACTAACAAAAAACAAATTCAAGGATTGGTTATTTCGCCAACGCGGGAGCTAGCGATTCAAACACAAGAAGAACTATTCCGTTTAGGTAAAGAGAAAAAAATTAAGGTACAAGCAGTCTACGGTGGTGCTGATATTGGACGTCAAATTCGCCAATTAAAAGATCATCCACATATTGTAGTAGGAACACCTGGCCGGATGCTTGACCATATCAACCGCCGTACGTTGAAGCTTTCTACCGTGGAAACATTGGTGCTGGATGAAGCAGATGAAATGCTGAATATGGGCTTTTTGGAAGATATCGAAAAAATTATTGCCCAAGTCCCTGATAAACGACAAACATTACTGTTTTCAGCTACCATGCCTAAAGAAATTAAATCTATCGGTGTGAAATTTATGAAAGATCCACATCACGTTCAGATCAAAGCAAAAGAAATGACTGCTGATTCGATTGATCAATATTATGTACGTGCCAAAGATTATGAAAAATTCGACATTATGACTCGACTTTTTGATGTTCAATTACCAGAATTAACGCTTATTTTTGGTCGTACAAAACGTCGTGTGGATGAAATAGCACGCGGATTAGAAGCACGTGGCTACAAAGCAGAAGGAATCCACGGTGACCTTTCGCAACAAAAACGTATGAGCGTATTACGGTCATTTAAAAAAGGTCAACTGGATATTTTAGTTGCAACAGACGTGGCTGCTAGAGGTTTGGATATTTCTGGTGTGACGCATGTTTATAATTATGATATCCCACAAGATCCGGAAAGTTATGTTCACCGTATCGGTCGGACAGGACGTGCTGGAAAAAGCGGTGTTTCTGTTACTTTTGTGACGCCAAATGAAATGAATTATCTACATGTTATTGAAAACTTGACGAAAAAACGTATGACGCCGATGCGTCCACCTTCTGATAAGGAAGCGTTTAAAGGACAAGTTACTCAAGCGGTAGAAACGATCGACGAAAAAATGGCTGAAAATGGTTTGGACAAGTATAGCAAAGAAGCTAATGACTTGTTAGAACGTTATTCAGCACAAGATCTAGCTGCTTTATTATTGAAGACCTTAGCCAAAGATCCTGCTGACGTTGTGCCAGTAAAAATTACTCCGGAACGTCCTTTACCTAAGGGCAAGGGTAAACAAAACAAAGGACAAGGCCGCCGTAAGAACTACTCACGTGACCGTGATAATGGAAATTATCGGCAAGATCGTCGTAAAAATAATAAAGACTACCATAAGAAAAATAATAAGGGACCTGGTAATAAAGAAGGTCAACCTAAAAAGAGCCGACGTGGAAGTGAAAAGAAACAAGATTTTGTTATCCGAAACGGCAAAAATTAA
- a CDS encoding UDP-N-acetylmuramoyl-tripeptide--D-alanyl-D-alanine ligase → MNLTVKEIAEVLGGSQDSTQMITNVEFDSRKIIPNSLFVPLKGTLDGHQFAEQAKENGAVATLWSEDISKAPEGLFVFSVSDTKKAFQKLASYYRKRVAPKVVAITGSNGKTTTKDMTEAVLAQKYQTYKTQGNYNNDLGLPYTILHMPETTEVLVLEMGMDHAGDLTLLSQIGKPDAAAITLIGEAHIESLGSRSGIAKGKMEITAGLKKDGILFIPADEPLLQPLVSSLSQKIVTFGLTEGTVQAKVLKTTKESTEFAIGEQNFLIPVIGRYNVKNALVAYSFGHYFGLSDDEIATGLKNFQLTKDRTQWSKAFNGADILSDVYNANPTAMGLVLDSFAELPLPGRKIIVLADMLELGNDSRQMHMQMAQHITDAFAEVYLFGPEMNALYHSLKDKRDHIYYFAHENKKELIETIKKDIQPQDSLLLKGSNGMGLAEVITALQKK, encoded by the coding sequence ATGAACTTAACGGTTAAAGAAATTGCAGAAGTCTTGGGAGGCTCCCAGGATAGTACTCAGATGATTACCAATGTCGAATTTGATAGTAGGAAAATAATTCCCAATAGTCTCTTTGTTCCATTAAAAGGGACCCTTGATGGCCATCAGTTTGCTGAACAGGCAAAAGAAAACGGAGCCGTTGCAACACTTTGGAGCGAAGATATAAGCAAAGCGCCGGAAGGTCTATTTGTTTTTTCAGTGTCAGATACGAAAAAAGCCTTTCAAAAATTGGCAAGTTATTATCGAAAAAGAGTTGCTCCTAAAGTTGTGGCTATTACTGGAAGTAACGGCAAAACAACGACTAAGGACATGACAGAAGCGGTTTTGGCACAAAAATATCAAACATATAAAACGCAAGGAAATTATAATAATGATTTGGGCTTACCATATACGATTTTACATATGCCTGAAACAACAGAAGTTTTAGTGCTGGAGATGGGAATGGACCATGCGGGTGATTTAACACTACTTTCTCAGATTGGTAAACCAGATGCAGCGGCAATTACTTTAATCGGTGAGGCGCATATTGAAAGCCTAGGTTCACGAAGTGGTATTGCTAAAGGTAAGATGGAAATTACTGCAGGCTTAAAAAAAGATGGGATTTTATTTATACCTGCAGATGAACCTTTATTACAACCGCTTGTTTCTTCCCTAAGCCAAAAAATAGTAACTTTTGGGTTAACAGAAGGAACGGTTCAAGCAAAAGTATTAAAAACTACCAAAGAGAGTACGGAGTTTGCGATTGGCGAACAAAACTTCCTGATCCCGGTTATCGGCAGGTATAATGTCAAAAACGCATTAGTTGCTTATAGCTTTGGTCATTATTTTGGGTTGAGCGATGACGAGATTGCAACCGGCTTAAAGAATTTTCAACTGACCAAAGATCGCACCCAGTGGAGTAAGGCGTTTAATGGGGCGGATATCTTAAGCGATGTATATAATGCAAATCCGACAGCGATGGGGCTGGTGCTTGATAGTTTTGCTGAGCTACCGCTGCCAGGCAGAAAAATCATCGTGCTAGCAGATATGCTTGAATTAGGAAATGACTCTAGACAAATGCATATGCAGATGGCGCAACATATCACAGATGCTTTTGCGGAAGTTTATCTATTTGGGCCGGAAATGAATGCTTTATATCATTCTTTAAAAGATAAACGTGACCATATTTATTACTTTGCCCATGAAAATAAAAAAGAACTAATTGAAACGATCAAAAAAGACATACAGCCGCAAGATTCGCTACTTTTAAAAGGAAGTAACGGGATGGGATTAGCAGAAGTTATTACAGCTTTACAAAAAAAGTGA
- a CDS encoding D-alanine--D-alanine ligase has protein sequence MKIILLYGGQSAEHDVSILSAFSVLSAVYYNYYQVQLVYITKDGQWVKGPLLNEKPASEEVLHLHWGSAGDTDKLIQPCQIKEEDAIVLPILHGPNGEDGTIQGFLETIDMPYIGAGVMTSAGCMDKIMTKYILYAVDIPQVPYVPVLKSQWKENPKKIFEQCEGTLLYPMFVKPANMGSSVGITKAHDREELQQALVEAYRYDSRVVIEQSIEAREIEVAILGNEDVRTTLPGEIVKDVAFYDYNSKYIDNNIKMQIPAQIPEEAQAKAREYAKIAYTTLGGSGLARCDFFLTNKNELFLNEVNTMPGFTQFSMYPSLWEKTGLPYGDLIEELIQLGLNQYNQKKKFRIDVGE, from the coding sequence TTGAAAATTATTTTATTATATGGAGGACAAAGTGCAGAGCATGATGTGTCGATACTTTCGGCTTTTTCTGTGCTCAGTGCAGTTTATTATAATTATTACCAAGTTCAACTGGTTTATATTACAAAAGATGGCCAATGGGTTAAAGGACCTTTACTGAATGAAAAACCAGCTTCAGAAGAAGTGCTTCATCTTCATTGGGGAAGTGCAGGGGATACTGATAAATTAATTCAACCTTGCCAAATTAAAGAAGAGGATGCTATTGTGTTACCGATTCTTCATGGTCCAAACGGCGAAGACGGAACCATTCAAGGTTTCCTTGAAACAATTGATATGCCTTATATCGGGGCAGGTGTAATGACCAGTGCCGGTTGTATGGATAAAATTATGACCAAATATATTTTATATGCGGTCGATATTCCCCAAGTTCCTTATGTTCCTGTGCTGAAAAGTCAGTGGAAAGAAAATCCTAAAAAGATTTTTGAACAATGTGAAGGAACGCTACTTTATCCGATGTTTGTTAAACCTGCTAATATGGGTTCAAGTGTCGGTATAACGAAAGCTCACGATCGCGAAGAATTACAGCAAGCGTTGGTTGAAGCTTATCGCTATGATTCGCGCGTGGTAATTGAACAAAGCATCGAAGCGCGTGAGATTGAAGTAGCAATTCTAGGTAATGAGGATGTACGAACGACGCTTCCAGGTGAAATCGTCAAAGACGTTGCCTTTTATGACTATAATTCAAAATATATCGATAACAATATTAAAATGCAGATCCCAGCACAGATTCCTGAAGAAGCCCAAGCAAAAGCGCGAGAATATGCAAAAATAGCTTATACGACTTTAGGTGGCAGTGGCTTGGCCCGTTGTGATTTCTTTTTAACTAATAAGAATGAACTATTTTTAAATGAAGTAAATACCATGCCTGGTTTTACGCAATTTAGTATGTATCCTTCATTATGGGAAAAAACGGGATTACCTTATGGGGATTTGATTGAAGAATTGATTCAACTTGGTTTGAACCAATACAATCAAAAGAAAAAATTTCGCATCGATGTAGGGGAATAG
- a CDS encoding YaiI/YqxD family protein, with amino-acid sequence MRLMIDGDGSPVKEEVIQLGKKFQLPVLIVTSIDHYTNKEEPEFVHFIYVDKGAEQADYEIVKLVEPNDILVTQDYGLASLALPKGARVFHHSGEEYKKETIDILLNQRYMSAQMRKAGKKTKGPKAFTKKDREHFFMVLNEFLAKELGK; translated from the coding sequence ATGCGATTAATGATTGATGGGGACGGCTCTCCGGTAAAAGAAGAAGTCATTCAATTAGGAAAAAAATTTCAGTTACCTGTTTTAATTGTGACTAGTATTGATCATTATACAAATAAAGAAGAGCCAGAATTTGTTCATTTTATTTATGTAGATAAAGGGGCAGAGCAAGCAGATTATGAGATTGTGAAATTGGTCGAACCCAATGATATTTTGGTTACCCAAGATTATGGGTTAGCTTCATTAGCTTTACCCAAAGGAGCCCGGGTATTTCATCATTCTGGTGAGGAATATAAAAAAGAAACAATTGATATTTTATTAAACCAACGATATATGAGCGCTCAGATGCGTAAAGCAGGGAAAAAGACAAAAGGTCCTAAAGCTTTCACAAAAAAAGATCGCGAACATTTTTTTATGGTATTAAATGAATTTTTAGCAAAAGAACTTGGCAAATAA
- a CDS encoding SH3 domain-containing protein, which produces MKKNKKIIFGLSLLLIVVVGVSLAIVIQLDNPFANESENSTVVNESSEEARSTTTDTSQESSEESSEGSTGPEENPYEGEFELPIVNASGYAPVDLAVKSQADSDAETEETLEPGTAFKILQEDGDWWEIEWEGTQGWVEHQYAFINLPDVLPSAAYDNTNTYSSLYRSSGVDIPEVTNATLYDGKADNERLGKEEFVIPVLYTTAKKISNAQSQALENGETLLIYETYRPHNAQEKVFDQLTKLADTNDTVNAGADTPPWAMSWFINDEVSNHQMGFAIDVSLAQIDEQETTFYGDYSVDVVEDYTEYDMPTPMHELSSASAVFTHPVTSFDPDAWKEAELRPEMNQAALALQEYFVNAEMTPLASEWWHFNDLEAREEVKDHKSDGEYTITDVLSTEP; this is translated from the coding sequence ATGAAAAAGAATAAAAAAATTATTTTCGGCTTATCATTGCTGCTTATCGTAGTTGTAGGGGTTAGTTTGGCGATTGTTATTCAACTAGATAATCCATTCGCAAATGAATCCGAAAATTCAACGGTTGTGAACGAATCTTCAGAAGAAGCTCGTTCAACGACGACTGATACCTCTCAAGAGTCATCAGAAGAATCATCGGAAGGATCGACTGGGCCTGAAGAGAATCCCTATGAGGGTGAGTTTGAATTACCTATTGTTAATGCTTCCGGTTATGCACCGGTCGATCTAGCGGTAAAAAGTCAAGCGGATTCGGATGCAGAGACAGAGGAGACCCTGGAACCAGGAACGGCGTTTAAAATTTTACAAGAAGACGGCGACTGGTGGGAGATTGAATGGGAAGGTACGCAAGGTTGGGTCGAACATCAATATGCCTTTATCAATTTACCTGATGTACTGCCATCTGCGGCTTATGATAACACCAATACGTATTCGTCATTATATCGCTCTTCAGGTGTTGATATACCAGAGGTGACCAACGCGACTTTATATGATGGGAAAGCCGATAATGAAAGACTTGGAAAAGAAGAATTTGTCATCCCTGTTTTATATACCACGGCCAAAAAAATTTCCAACGCCCAATCCCAGGCGCTAGAAAATGGCGAAACGTTGCTTATTTATGAGACCTATCGTCCGCATAACGCACAAGAAAAGGTTTTTGATCAGCTAACGAAATTGGCAGATACAAATGATACGGTAAATGCAGGGGCAGATACGCCACCTTGGGCGATGTCCTGGTTCATTAATGATGAAGTATCCAATCATCAAATGGGTTTTGCCATTGATGTGAGTTTAGCCCAAATTGATGAACAGGAAACGACTTTTTATGGGGATTATTCCGTAGATGTTGTAGAGGACTATACGGAATATGATATGCCCACACCGATGCATGAATTAAGCTCAGCCTCTGCCGTTTTTACTCATCCAGTGACCTCATTTGACCCAGATGCTTGGAAAGAAGCTGAACTTCGGCCTGAGATGAACCAAGCAGCACTTGCCCTGCAAGAATATTTTGTTAACGCAGAGATGACGCCTCTTGCTTCTGAATGGTGGCATTTTAATGACCTTGAAGCACGAGAAGAGGTTAAAGATCATAAGAGCGATGGTGAATATACGATTACAGATGTGCTTAGTACCGAACCGTAG
- a CDS encoding TraX family protein, with amino-acid sequence MEYTIKPSFKLSLNANALKIIAVTAMIVDHSTFWLVPSNSSLYVILRMFGRLAAPIMCYLISEGYFHTSNKKKYFKRLFIFALLSHYPYILYFNLTSLQATSVIWGLFMGLLALSTSQSKVMPIPVKILVILMCCLLSWTADWNYISVLWILAFGIFRKNFSLQMLSFTLIGMLFYVLPGFSITDGNAIFRLGILLVVPLLTIYDGTRGKKSFLMKWGFYIVYPVHLLVLYVLRYYIF; translated from the coding sequence TTGGAATATACAATTAAGCCTTCATTTAAACTTTCATTAAATGCGAACGCATTAAAAATCATCGCAGTGACGGCGATGATCGTTGATCATTCCACGTTTTGGTTGGTTCCAAGCAATTCGTCACTCTATGTTATTTTACGTATGTTTGGTAGACTCGCAGCACCGATTATGTGTTACCTTATTTCAGAAGGTTACTTTCATACATCCAATAAGAAAAAATATTTTAAAAGATTATTCATTTTTGCTTTACTCTCTCATTATCCCTATATCCTTTATTTTAATTTAACCTCTTTGCAAGCAACCAGCGTCATTTGGGGATTGTTTATGGGGTTGTTAGCACTATCTACAAGTCAATCGAAAGTGATGCCTATACCGGTAAAAATTCTGGTGATTTTAATGTGCTGTCTATTGTCTTGGACGGCTGACTGGAATTATATTAGCGTGTTATGGATTTTAGCCTTTGGTATTTTTAGAAAAAATTTTTCTTTACAAATGCTTAGTTTTACTTTGATTGGCATGCTTTTTTATGTCTTACCTGGTTTTTCAATCACGGATGGTAATGCCATTTTTCGTTTAGGTATTTTGCTGGTGGTTCCATTACTGACGATTTATGATGGTACACGAGGGAAAAAATCTTTCCTAATGAAGTGGGGATTTTACATTGTCTATCCTGTTCATCTCCTGGTTTTATATGTACTAAGATATTATATTTTTTGA
- a CDS encoding transposase — protein sequence MVHLKAIKNQLPNEIKALFSELKVTQFLKQAHMEKQKGYSVAILFTFLFSLVFKGKSLNQVLSGRESDQYMKKDTVYRWMNNPHNNWRLFLLRFSASVIEKLHSLTDTKTHIRTLILDDSTFYRNRSQEVPGLARLWDHALKQGYKGYRMLTLGFSDGYSFIPIDFGLLSGKKKVNQTIAEKDQRTVGAKRFNESSRKMPEVALEMVQRALNQGIYATHVLMDKWFTSPKMIDQLHDMGIHTIGMVKNGKTKYLFHQRLYKLEELYAKSTKEYTQEAIISSIVVKPSSGKNPVKIVFVKNHNKKSAWLAIMTDDLDLSSQEMVKTYSARWDIETFFKASKSLLHLTKETQTRHYQALICHTTIVFTRYILLSWQQRCANDERTLGGLFYELGDQIKELDWSAALIELVHIIQAVSEESGSQLQDFITSQLQHWVDTLPRYIKAYLPDLVCET from the coding sequence ATGGTACACTTAAAAGCTATTAAAAATCAATTACCGAATGAAATAAAAGCCCTTTTTTCTGAATTAAAAGTCACGCAATTTTTAAAACAAGCCCATATGGAAAAGCAAAAAGGGTATTCGGTGGCTATTCTATTCACTTTTCTCTTTAGCCTCGTCTTTAAAGGAAAATCCTTAAACCAAGTTCTCAGTGGGCGGGAAAGCGACCAATACATGAAAAAAGATACCGTGTATCGATGGATGAACAATCCCCATAACAACTGGCGTCTGTTTTTACTTCGGTTTAGTGCGTCTGTCATCGAAAAGCTCCATTCTTTAACGGATACGAAAACCCATATTCGGACGTTGATCTTGGATGATTCGACGTTTTATCGTAATCGAAGCCAAGAGGTACCAGGCTTAGCTCGTCTTTGGGATCATGCGCTCAAACAAGGATACAAAGGGTATCGTATGCTTACTTTAGGGTTCTCCGATGGCTATTCTTTCATTCCGATTGATTTCGGGTTACTATCCGGTAAGAAAAAAGTGAACCAAACAATAGCAGAAAAAGATCAACGAACCGTAGGAGCCAAACGATTCAACGAATCAAGTCGTAAAATGCCCGAAGTGGCACTTGAGATGGTTCAACGCGCCTTGAACCAAGGGATTTACGCCACCCATGTGTTGATGGATAAATGGTTTACTTCCCCTAAAATGATAGACCAATTACACGATATGGGGATTCACACCATTGGGATGGTGAAAAATGGAAAAACCAAATACCTTTTTCATCAACGTTTATACAAGCTGGAAGAACTTTATGCCAAATCTACGAAAGAATATACACAAGAAGCGATTATTTCCTCGATTGTGGTGAAACCAAGCTCCGGCAAAAATCCCGTGAAAATCGTTTTTGTCAAAAATCACAATAAGAAAAGTGCTTGGTTGGCGATTATGACCGATGATCTGGATTTATCTTCCCAAGAAATGGTCAAAACATACTCGGCGAGATGGGACATCGAGACATTTTTTAAGGCATCGAAATCATTGCTTCATCTGACTAAAGAAACACAAACGCGACATTATCAAGCCTTAATTTGTCACACCACCATTGTGTTCACACGGTATATTTTATTAAGCTGGCAGCAGCGCTGTGCCAATGATGAGCGGACCTTAGGTGGCTTATTTTATGAACTGGGCGATCAAATAAAAGAACTCGATTGGTCCGCTGCTCTTATCGAATTAGTACATATTATTCAAGCGGTAAGTGAAGAATCAGGAAGCCAATTACAAGATTTTATTACAAGTCAACTCCAACACTGGGTGGATACTCTGCCCCGTTATATCAAGGCTTATCTCCCAGATTTGGTGTGCGAAACTTGA
- a CDS encoding transposase, which produces MNSETIVPYNINLFEDFDCGPLQEFEALLNQIPYQHLIQELDDRRASGRDDWPNEAMFRCWIAMFVFHHQGPTELINELERNPFLRHACHLEPRYNRKNGRKSLAPSPSAFTRFQRRLIDVQDLLDALFAHMTEELQEALSDLGESLALDGKIIEAYAQRPPKKKKCEGRRDHDANYTQKSYTSTTKEGKIQTKSAWFYGYRVHLIADARYELPLLFRVTPAANGEKTVAKEMVAQMPSWLAERCDHLSADKGYDGGKLREIIEDRGMKPIIDIVNHWQGESTRQYQDTDFVYTYKGEVYYVSHRGKLIRAQYKGYHAASDTLRYETHPKNGAGIHRVSIPRAEDPRVFNLIGRDSKKFQRYYNERSAVERVNGRIDRDYLFEDHRIRGLAKMKLHVTTTFCLMLAKKKRALAQEKRPAA; this is translated from the coding sequence ATGAATTCTGAAACTATTGTACCATACAATATCAACTTATTTGAAGATTTTGATTGCGGACCGCTTCAAGAGTTTGAAGCTCTATTAAATCAGATCCCTTACCAGCACTTGATCCAGGAATTAGATGACCGACGTGCGAGCGGTCGCGATGATTGGCCGAACGAAGCGATGTTTCGCTGCTGGATTGCGATGTTTGTCTTCCATCATCAAGGGCCCACGGAGTTAATCAATGAACTTGAGCGGAATCCTTTTTTACGTCATGCTTGTCATCTTGAACCACGCTACAATCGAAAAAACGGCCGCAAAAGTTTAGCTCCTAGTCCTTCAGCTTTCACACGATTTCAAAGGCGACTGATCGATGTTCAAGACCTGCTCGACGCCCTATTTGCCCATATGACCGAGGAGCTACAAGAAGCGCTCTCCGACCTCGGCGAAAGCTTAGCTTTGGATGGCAAAATTATTGAAGCCTATGCCCAAAGACCGCCAAAAAAGAAAAAATGCGAGGGGCGCCGAGATCACGATGCCAATTATACCCAAAAGTCTTATACCTCTACGACAAAAGAAGGGAAAATCCAAACAAAATCCGCTTGGTTTTATGGTTATCGCGTGCATCTAATCGCCGATGCCAGATATGAGTTGCCCCTTTTATTTCGAGTAACACCCGCGGCGAATGGGGAAAAAACGGTGGCTAAGGAAATGGTGGCCCAAATGCCTTCCTGGCTGGCGGAACGTTGCGACCATTTATCCGCAGATAAAGGCTATGACGGAGGAAAATTACGCGAGATCATTGAAGATCGAGGGATGAAGCCGATCATCGATATCGTAAATCATTGGCAAGGAGAAAGCACCCGACAATATCAAGATACCGACTTCGTTTATACTTATAAAGGTGAAGTTTATTATGTGAGCCATCGAGGAAAGCTTATCCGAGCGCAATACAAGGGGTATCATGCCGCTTCGGACACCCTTCGTTATGAAACGCATCCGAAAAATGGGGCGGGGATTCATCGGGTTTCGATTCCACGCGCCGAAGATCCACGGGTCTTTAACTTGATCGGGCGGGATTCGAAAAAATTTCAACGTTATTATAACGAGCGCTCCGCCGTGGAACGGGTTAACGGCCGGATCGACCGCGATTATCTCTTTGAAGATCATCGGATACGGGGCTTAGCGAAAATGAAATTGCATGTGACCACCACATTTTGCTTGATGTTAGCGAAGAAAAAACGCGCCTTAGCCCAAGAAAAACGACCCGCGGCGTAA